Proteins encoded in a region of the Candidatus Alcyoniella australis genome:
- the metG gene encoding methionine--tRNA ligase: MTRRILVTAALPYANGSIHLGHLVEYIYTDIWVRYLKMRGHDAIYICADDTHGTPIEISARKQGIRPEELIERMHAEHERDFADFQIEFDFFGSTHCDENRRWAERIFLAARDDGHIERREIEQNYCPKDELFLPDRFLRGTCPKCAATDQYGDVCEVCGSTYQSSELLEPHCALCGTVPERRKSEHLFFRLSDFGDFLKQWTSAQGHLQPKIANSVQGWIEDGLRDWDITRDGPYFGFPIPGEENKYFYVWLDAPIGYISNTERWCAQNGRDVADYWERPGTEIYHIIGKDIVYFHVLFWPAMLQAAGLNLPDAVQAHGFLRIGGTKMSKSRGTFINARTFLDQMDPQALRYYYASKLDNGADDLDLSFTDFVNRVNAELVNKISNLASRSISFLNKRLDSRLGKIDPAAAEMISEAEAAMERIAEHYEQRNVAAAIEIVNQLAERGNVYLQNAEPWKLIKDDPEAARNVCTAAVNLSKIITVALKPALPKFAADIERILGIDPLTWNDARADLVDREINEFQHLVDRIEQKQIDAMVEASKVEQQPVEQFDYEVPQIADEIAYDDFLKLDLRVAQVIKATMVEGADKLIRLQISLGPLGERTVFAGMRKAVDDPAVLDGRKVICVANLAPRKMRFGLSEGMVLASTDGKDGNLNFLWADQSAQPGEKVS, from the coding sequence ATGACGCGACGCATCCTGGTGACCGCGGCGTTACCCTACGCCAACGGCTCGATCCATCTGGGCCACCTAGTGGAATACATCTATACCGATATCTGGGTGCGCTATCTGAAGATGCGCGGCCACGACGCGATCTACATCTGTGCAGACGATACCCACGGCACGCCGATCGAGATCAGCGCGCGCAAGCAGGGGATCCGGCCCGAGGAGCTGATCGAGCGCATGCACGCCGAGCATGAGCGCGACTTTGCCGACTTCCAGATCGAGTTCGACTTCTTCGGCTCGACCCACTGCGACGAGAACCGGCGCTGGGCCGAGCGGATTTTTCTCGCGGCCCGCGACGACGGACACATCGAACGCCGCGAGATCGAGCAGAACTACTGCCCCAAAGACGAGCTGTTCCTGCCCGATCGTTTCCTGCGTGGCACCTGCCCCAAGTGCGCAGCGACGGACCAGTACGGCGACGTGTGCGAGGTCTGCGGCTCGACATACCAAAGCAGCGAGCTGCTTGAACCGCACTGCGCGCTGTGCGGCACCGTGCCCGAGCGCCGCAAGAGCGAGCATCTGTTCTTCAGGCTTTCGGACTTCGGCGATTTCCTCAAGCAGTGGACCTCGGCCCAGGGTCATTTGCAGCCGAAGATCGCCAACTCGGTCCAGGGCTGGATCGAGGACGGACTGCGCGACTGGGACATCACCCGCGACGGACCGTACTTCGGCTTTCCGATTCCCGGCGAGGAAAACAAATATTTCTATGTCTGGCTCGATGCGCCGATCGGCTACATTTCCAACACCGAGCGCTGGTGCGCGCAAAACGGCCGCGACGTCGCCGATTACTGGGAGCGGCCGGGCACCGAGATCTACCACATCATCGGCAAGGACATCGTCTATTTCCACGTGCTGTTCTGGCCGGCGATGCTGCAGGCCGCGGGCCTGAACCTGCCCGACGCAGTCCAGGCCCACGGCTTCCTGCGCATCGGGGGGACCAAGATGAGCAAGTCGCGCGGCACGTTCATCAACGCGCGGACCTTCCTCGACCAGATGGATCCCCAGGCGTTGCGCTACTACTACGCGAGCAAGCTCGACAACGGAGCGGACGACCTCGACCTGTCGTTCACCGACTTCGTCAACCGCGTCAACGCCGAGCTGGTCAACAAGATTTCCAACCTGGCCAGCCGCTCGATCTCGTTTCTGAACAAGCGACTGGATTCGCGGCTGGGCAAGATCGACCCCGCTGCCGCCGAGATGATATCCGAGGCCGAGGCCGCGATGGAGCGCATCGCCGAGCACTACGAGCAGCGCAACGTGGCCGCCGCAATCGAGATCGTCAATCAGCTCGCCGAGCGCGGCAACGTCTATTTGCAGAACGCCGAGCCCTGGAAGCTGATCAAGGACGATCCCGAGGCCGCGCGCAACGTGTGCACCGCCGCGGTCAACCTCTCGAAGATCATCACCGTGGCGCTCAAACCCGCGCTTCCCAAGTTCGCCGCGGACATTGAGCGCATCCTGGGAATCGATCCGCTAACCTGGAACGACGCCCGGGCCGACTTGGTCGACCGCGAGATCAACGAGTTTCAGCACCTGGTCGATCGCATCGAGCAGAAACAGATCGACGCGATGGTGGAGGCAAGCAAGGTGGAGCAGCAGCCCGTGGAACAGTTCGACTACGAAGTGCCGCAGATCGCCGACGAGATCGCATACGACGATTTCCTCAAGCTCGATCTGCGCGTGGCCCAGGTAATCAAGGCCACGATGGTCGAGGGTGCGGATAAGCTGATCCGCCTACAGATTAGTCTGGGACCGCTGGGCGAGCGCACGGTGTTCGCCGGCATGCGCAAGGCAGTGGACGACCCGGCCGTGCTTGATGGGCGCAAGGTGATCTGCGTGGCCAACCTCGCGCCGCGCAAGATGCGCTTCGGACTGTCCGAGGGGATGGTGCTGGCCAGCACCGACGGCAAGGACGGCAACCTCAACTTCCTTTGGGCCGATCAGAGCGCCCAGCCGGGCGAAAAGGTCTCCTGA